One Marinobacter salsuginis genomic region harbors:
- a CDS encoding DUF7281 domain-containing protein, with translation MKPTRREIKQALKVAQSPETTFTRNKTLESLAARGLGFVNGKAYSISRQQKQDLKGWLSHQSIDWTTPWSAFEGDRLETAEVATDEKLSASTDNRERVLVSAIGPTVRVNSTTLPELEGSHVSLVTEFVRTIECDHLLVVENLPAFNSLYRLLLDFQGQSVLAVYRGDPTRPMGQTWAKHMSEEMDIPLAAYMDYDPAGLVIAIGSGAQTIILPRVSDLENVNGSQTDFTNQHIQWEQLRRMGMPGQLSFHCDYLGARKRGFTQERMLALGIVHQWFPIFPGTAHGK, from the coding sequence ATGAAACCGACACGCCGTGAAATCAAACAGGCGCTGAAGGTTGCTCAATCCCCGGAAACGACATTCACGCGAAACAAGACACTGGAAAGCCTCGCGGCTCGAGGCCTGGGTTTCGTTAACGGTAAGGCTTATTCGATTTCCCGGCAGCAAAAGCAGGACTTGAAAGGCTGGCTCTCTCACCAGTCGATTGATTGGACCACCCCATGGTCCGCTTTTGAAGGTGACCGGTTGGAGACGGCCGAGGTCGCTACCGATGAGAAGCTGTCCGCGTCTACCGATAATCGGGAGCGGGTCCTAGTCAGTGCCATTGGGCCCACTGTGAGGGTAAACAGTACCACCCTCCCCGAGCTAGAGGGTTCTCATGTTTCACTGGTGACCGAATTCGTCCGCACCATCGAGTGCGACCACCTGTTGGTTGTGGAGAACCTGCCTGCCTTTAACTCCCTGTACCGGTTATTGCTCGATTTCCAGGGCCAAAGCGTTCTTGCCGTGTATAGAGGCGATCCGACACGGCCTATGGGCCAGACATGGGCAAAACATATGTCTGAGGAGATGGATATCCCCCTGGCAGCCTATATGGATTACGACCCTGCTGGACTTGTCATCGCGATCGGGTCTGGTGCCCAGACCATTATCCTTCCCCGTGTATCGGATTTGGAAAATGTAAATGGTAGTCAAACCGATTTCACCAATCAGCACATTCAATGGGAACAGTTGCGCCGGATGGGGATGCCAGGCCAACTTTCATTTCATTGCGATTACCTCGGAGCTCGCAAAAGAGGGTTTACGCAGGAGCGGATGCTGGCTCTAGGTATAGTTCACCAGTGGTTTCCTATCTTCCCGGGGACAGCGCATGGCAAATAA